One Gloeothece verrucosa PCC 7822 DNA window includes the following coding sequences:
- a CDS encoding DGQHR domain-containing protein, which produces MNSDLASQILQRENQEKEALALLLDRYLSKSDRLLVQKTQMGTSEAYLGSVTLEWLAARVCFASQLPLFQQKFDPKTNNIIRDAQTIEQLQQRPLDWSRQAHLAQYLATRKHHKFPPVLAVISPHWVNDPNAEAWGSGKSAQIPAVNFTPLDPQQNLGLLDVSENFSIFALDGQHRLMGIQGLMELIKTGRLELYNKIKKAAGQVITTDDLMETYDLNLSYLQSLAKEKIGVEFIPAVLSGETYEQARRRVRSIFVHVNRMAVILSKGQLALLNEDDGFAIIARQIAMNHPLLKDRDDPNWHPRVNWDSATISSKSTVLTTLQALQDMSEGYLSHQYPHWQPKNKKHIIPLRPEDEELEEALEIFTELFDHLANLPSYRQLAQGKKTPQLRRFSHEQGKGQANLLFRPVGQIALAQALGILVFKNQIPIDTLFEKLYQFDEAGGFSQIEKPSSLWYGILYDPLKKRIQVAGRKLAAKLIVYLLGGMDEKEQHQLDQEFVQARTIEKQAINFNGENVAPEAIKLPTVL; this is translated from the coding sequence ATGAACTCCGATCTAGCCAGCCAAATCTTACAACGAGAAAACCAAGAAAAAGAAGCCCTTGCCCTTCTCCTAGACCGCTACCTATCCAAAAGTGATCGCCTCCTCGTACAAAAAACCCAAATGGGAACCAGTGAAGCCTACCTAGGCTCAGTGACCTTAGAATGGTTAGCCGCACGAGTTTGTTTCGCCTCACAACTGCCCTTATTTCAACAAAAATTCGACCCCAAAACCAATAACATCATCCGAGATGCCCAAACCATCGAACAACTGCAACAACGTCCCTTAGACTGGTCAAGACAGGCCCATCTCGCCCAATACCTAGCCACCCGAAAACATCACAAATTCCCCCCAGTCCTAGCCGTCATTAGCCCTCACTGGGTCAACGACCCTAACGCCGAAGCTTGGGGAAGCGGCAAAAGCGCCCAAATTCCTGCCGTCAACTTTACCCCCCTAGACCCCCAGCAAAACCTCGGACTCCTGGATGTCTCAGAAAACTTTTCCATTTTTGCCCTGGATGGACAACACCGCCTGATGGGAATACAAGGACTGATGGAGTTAATAAAAACCGGGCGCTTAGAACTCTACAACAAAATCAAAAAAGCGGCAGGCCAAGTCATCACCACCGATGACCTCATGGAAACCTACGACCTAAACCTCTCCTATCTCCAAAGTCTGGCCAAAGAAAAAATCGGTGTTGAATTCATTCCCGCCGTCCTCAGTGGTGAAACTTATGAACAAGCAAGACGCAGAGTCCGGTCAATTTTTGTTCATGTTAACCGCATGGCTGTTATCCTCAGTAAAGGACAACTCGCCCTCCTCAACGAAGATGACGGGTTTGCCATCATTGCTAGACAAATAGCCATGAATCATCCTTTACTCAAAGACCGAGACGACCCTAACTGGCATCCTCGGGTCAACTGGGACAGTGCCACCATCTCCTCAAAATCGACTGTTCTCACCACTCTGCAAGCCTTACAAGATATGTCCGAGGGATATTTATCCCATCAATACCCCCATTGGCAACCCAAAAACAAAAAGCATATCATTCCCCTACGTCCCGAAGACGAGGAATTAGAAGAAGCGTTAGAGATTTTTACCGAATTGTTTGATCATCTCGCCAATTTACCCAGTTATCGCCAACTCGCACAAGGCAAAAAAACCCCTCAACTGCGCCGCTTCAGTCATGAACAAGGTAAAGGACAAGCCAACCTCCTCTTCCGCCCTGTGGGTCAAATTGCCCTCGCCCAAGCTTTAGGAATTTTAGTTTTTAAAAACCAAATACCGATAGATACACTTTTTGAAAAACTCTATCAGTTTGATGAGGCAGGAGGCTTTAGTCAGATAGAAAAACCCTCTTCCCTTTGGTATGGCATTCTCTATGATCCTCTTAAAAAGCGCATTCAAGTAGCCGGACGAAAACTAGCGGCTAAACTGATAGTTTATCTATTAGGAGGAATGGACGAAAAAGAACAGCATCAACTTGATCAAGAATTCGTTCAAGCTAGAACAATAGAAAAGCAAGCGATCAACTTTAATGGTGAAAATGTAGCGCCCGAAGCCATTAAACTGCCTACAGTATTGTAA
- a CDS encoding DUF1823 family protein: MTELPPLNTDTIWAILNEQIEDDLVNQLVWYYLGYRYDESTQTWNNSQVSEDWKQDYPEPPDFIAHRPPTMKLTRSIPQANKQLLKEKLGFKGYKIGEFTPTQARRATMANWLLSYMQLNNY; the protein is encoded by the coding sequence ATGACAGAATTACCTCCTTTAAATACCGATACCATTTGGGCAATTCTTAACGAACAAATTGAGGATGATCTCGTCAATCAATTAGTCTGGTATTATCTGGGTTATCGCTATGACGAATCTACTCAAACTTGGAATAATAGTCAGGTATCTGAAGATTGGAAACAAGACTATCCTGAACCGCCTGATTTTATTGCACATCGTCCTCCCACCATGAAATTAACTCGTTCTATTCCTCAAGCCAATAAGCAATTGTTAAAGGAAAAATTAGGATTTAAAGGTTATAAAATTGGAGAATTTACCCCCACTCAAGCCCGTCGCGCTACTATGGCTAATTGGCTATTAAGTTATATGCAATTAAATAATTATTAG
- the bioF gene encoding 8-amino-7-oxononanoate synthase — protein sequence MNSNPYSWIEESLETIHKAHWYRSVKTIQNRAGAMVELEGKSVINFASNDYLALAADERLINAAIEALLTYGTGSTGSRLLSGHREIHRELESKIASLKQTEDAMVFSSGYLANLGTMAALVGKRDLILGDQYNHSSLKNGAKLSGATVIDYLHCNTEDLNKKLSQYRLSYRRCLIVTDSVFSMDGDLCPLPEILDLAQEFNCMLLLDEAHATGVMGKTGAGCVEYFNCTGRELIQMGTLSKALGSLGGYVAASEKLIDFLRNRASSWIYTTALSPADTAAALAAIKIIENEPQRRQQLWKNTALLKKQLSGFNILPSLTPIICLGLDSPQQALELAKKLLEAGIFAPAIRPPTVPTSRLRFSVMATHQASHFQQLGDVLRG from the coding sequence ATGAATTCTAATCCTTATAGCTGGATTGAAGAATCTTTAGAAACCATTCACAAAGCTCATTGGTATCGCTCGGTAAAAACGATTCAAAATCGAGCCGGCGCGATGGTAGAATTAGAGGGAAAATCTGTTATTAATTTCGCCAGTAATGATTATTTAGCACTAGCGGCAGATGAACGGTTAATTAATGCGGCAATAGAAGCGCTCTTAACCTATGGTACAGGAAGCACCGGTTCTCGTCTGTTGAGTGGACATCGGGAAATTCATCGAGAGTTGGAAAGCAAGATCGCTTCTTTAAAACAAACTGAGGATGCTATGGTTTTTAGTTCGGGTTATCTCGCTAATTTAGGAACTATGGCGGCTTTAGTGGGAAAACGAGATTTAATTTTAGGGGATCAATATAATCATTCTAGCCTAAAAAATGGGGCGAAATTGAGTGGGGCGACGGTTATAGATTATCTTCACTGTAATACCGAAGATTTAAACAAAAAACTCTCTCAATATCGTTTGTCTTATCGCCGTTGTTTAATTGTGACTGATAGTGTTTTTAGTATGGATGGTGATCTTTGTCCCCTTCCTGAAATATTAGATCTAGCTCAAGAATTTAATTGTATGTTACTGCTAGATGAAGCTCATGCAACTGGTGTGATGGGAAAAACTGGGGCGGGATGTGTGGAATATTTTAACTGTACCGGAAGAGAATTAATACAGATGGGAACTCTTAGTAAAGCGCTAGGAAGTTTAGGGGGTTATGTAGCCGCTTCAGAAAAGTTAATTGATTTTTTGCGTAACCGTGCTAGTAGTTGGATCTATACGACGGCATTATCTCCTGCTGATACAGCCGCAGCATTGGCGGCTATTAAAATTATTGAAAATGAACCCCAACGCCGTCAACAACTCTGGAAAAATACTGCTTTACTTAAAAAGCAACTGTCTGGGTTTAATATTTTGCCTTCTCTGACTCCCATTATTTGTCTGGGGTTAGACAGTCCACAACAAGCCTTAGAACTGGCTAAAAAACTGCTAGAAGCGGGGATTTTTGCCCCGGCTATTCGTCCTCCTACGGTTCCTACTAGCCGCCTTCGTTTTAGTGTGATGGCTACTCATCAAGCGAGTCATTTTCAACAATTAGGAGATGTTTTAAGGGGATAA
- a CDS encoding DMT family transporter, which yields MRIINKIQESKVGMILALGVLAISTAAIFIRLCFEIAGVQGVGFSLFLAASRLIIAATILLPRWPNLKYTQENRSATYYACGAGCCLALHFATWITSLSFTSIATSTTLVTTTPVWISLLSWWWFGEKLTKPMIRGITIALVGGILITLGDGSIGGENNNPLLGDFLALIGAWMASLYLLLGREAQRFGFSVGNYILIAYSSAALLLLPFPLLMGTSYLGYPKEVYLYVLLMAIFSQLIGHTTLNWAVRSISPTLVALAILFEPVGSSVFGWIIFGELPPQLVILGGVVVLIGVAIAIIAKTENRE from the coding sequence ATGAGAATAATCAATAAAATTCAAGAATCGAAAGTCGGAATGATTTTAGCATTAGGTGTTTTAGCTATCTCCACAGCCGCAATATTTATTCGCCTTTGTTTTGAGATAGCCGGAGTACAAGGAGTAGGGTTTAGTTTGTTTTTAGCCGCATCTCGTTTAATCATAGCCGCTACTATCTTACTGCCCAGATGGCCCAATTTAAAATACACTCAGGAAAACAGAAGTGCTACTTATTATGCCTGTGGTGCAGGATGTTGTCTAGCCTTGCATTTCGCTACCTGGATCACCTCCTTATCTTTCACCTCCATTGCCACTTCTACGACTCTAGTCACCACAACGCCGGTGTGGATCTCCTTGTTATCTTGGTGGTGGTTTGGAGAAAAGTTGACCAAGCCTATGATAAGAGGGATAACCATTGCCCTAGTTGGGGGAATATTAATTACGCTAGGAGATGGGAGTATAGGAGGAGAAAATAATAACCCTTTATTAGGAGATTTTCTGGCTTTGATCGGGGCGTGGATGGCAAGCTTATATTTATTATTAGGACGAGAAGCTCAACGCTTTGGGTTTAGTGTGGGCAATTATATTTTAATTGCTTATAGTAGTGCCGCTTTATTACTTCTTCCCTTTCCGTTATTAATGGGGACAAGTTATTTAGGATATCCAAAAGAGGTTTATTTATATGTTTTACTTATGGCAATCTTTTCGCAATTAATTGGTCATACGACTCTCAATTGGGCGGTGCGTTCGATTTCTCCTACTTTGGTTGCCTTAGCGATTTTGTTTGAACCTGTGGGTTCAAGCGTTTTTGGCTGGATAATTTTTGGAGAACTTCCCCCCCAGTTAGTCATATTAGGAGGAGTAGTGGTATTAATAGGAGTAGCTATTGCCATCATAGCTAAAACCGAAAATAGAGAGTAG